In the Acidimicrobiales bacterium genome, one interval contains:
- a CDS encoding VOC family protein, which produces MLVTGIHHVSINVTDFDAAEAFYSGVLGMTKLERPELSVKGAWLNAGDGREVHLIVADPPPDAGQHFAFLVDDVDEVRTTLAASGIETDPPGQLDGVCRQVFCHDPSGNRIEFNQRL; this is translated from the coding sequence ATGCTCGTCACCGGCATCCACCACGTGTCCATCAACGTCACCGACTTCGACGCGGCCGAGGCCTTCTACAGCGGGGTTCTCGGGATGACGAAACTCGAGCGGCCCGAGTTGTCGGTGAAGGGGGCATGGTTGAACGCCGGCGACGGCCGGGAGGTCCACCTGATCGTCGCGGACCCGCCGCCCGATGCGGGCCAGCACTTCGCGTTCCTCGTCGATGACGTGGACGAGGTCCGTACAACTCTCGCGGCGTCGGGCATCGAAACCGACCCGCCCGGACAGCTCGACGGCGTGTGTCGTCAGGTGTTCTGCCACGACCCGTCGGGCAACCGCATCGAGTTCAACCAGCGGCTCTGA
- a CDS encoding 1,4-dihydroxy-2-naphthoate polyprenyltransferase yields the protein MWVAGARPRTLPAAVVPVLVGTALAAEAAEGATGSVVWWRAGAALVVALALQIATNYANDYSDGVRGTDRDRVGPVRLVGSGLVAPRRVLAAVSISFAVAGVAGLALTIAVGPELLVVGVVSMLAGWFYTGGSRPYGYHGFGELFVFVFFGLVATVGTFYVQVGEVTARAVLAGAGVGALACALLVVNNLRDIPTDRASAKRTLAVRIGDRATRVSYVVLVVGAFAVVAGLAPGSRWVLIGFVAVAAAVAPVRTVLSGAVGRDLVGALAGTGRLQLVYGVLVTAGIWIGAG from the coding sequence CTGTGGGTCGCCGGAGCGCGTCCCCGCACGCTACCGGCGGCGGTGGTGCCCGTGCTGGTCGGCACGGCTCTGGCCGCCGAGGCCGCCGAAGGTGCCACCGGTTCGGTCGTCTGGTGGCGCGCCGGTGCCGCCCTGGTCGTCGCGCTCGCCCTGCAGATCGCCACGAACTACGCCAACGACTACAGCGACGGTGTGCGCGGCACGGACCGTGACCGGGTCGGTCCGGTCCGCCTCGTCGGTTCCGGGCTCGTAGCGCCCCGCCGGGTTCTCGCGGCGGTGTCGATCTCGTTCGCCGTGGCCGGTGTTGCCGGCCTCGCGCTCACGATCGCCGTCGGTCCGGAGTTGCTCGTCGTCGGCGTCGTGTCGATGCTCGCCGGCTGGTTCTACACGGGCGGATCACGGCCGTACGGTTACCACGGCTTCGGGGAGTTGTTCGTCTTCGTCTTCTTCGGCCTGGTCGCGACGGTGGGGACCTTCTACGTCCAGGTCGGGGAGGTGACGGCGCGCGCCGTCCTGGCGGGCGCCGGGGTGGGTGCACTGGCTTGCGCGTTGTTGGTGGTCAACAACCTGCGCGACATCCCCACCGATCGTGCCAGCGCGAAGCGGACCCTCGCGGTGCGCATCGGCGACCGCGCCACGCGTGTGTCCTACGTGGTGCTGGTGGTCGGGGCCTTCGCCGTGGTCGCCGGGCTCGCACCCGGGTCGCGCTGGGTGCTGATCGGCTTCGTGGCGGTTGCGGCAGCCGTCGCACCCGTGAGGACCGTGCTGAGCGGTGCCGTGGGCCGGGACCTCGTCGGGGCCCTGGCCGGGACCGGCCGGTTGCAGCTCGTCTACGGGGTCCTGGTCACCGCGGGTATCTGGATCGGCGCGGGCTGA
- a CDS encoding NifU family protein, whose protein sequence is MQADVDSALAGIRSIIQADGGDIRLVDVDGAKVTLELVLDSAECRECVMPRAYLEPMALDMLRAAVPAVREVTIADPREADGT, encoded by the coding sequence ATGCAAGCCGACGTGGACAGCGCACTCGCCGGGATCCGGTCGATCATCCAGGCCGACGGAGGCGACATCCGACTCGTCGACGTCGACGGGGCGAAGGTCACCCTCGAGCTCGTTCTCGACAGCGCGGAGTGCCGCGAGTGCGTCATGCCCCGCGCGTACCTCGAGCCCATGGCGCTCGACATGTTGCGGGCGGCCGTGCCGGCGGTCCGCGAGGTCACGATCGCCGACCCCCGCGAGGCGGACGGAACCTGA
- the nth gene encoding endonuclease III: protein MGRPRSPKGRAREAHRRLAEEYPDDLCELDHTSPYELLAATILSAQCTDARVNLVTPVLFARYPTAEDLASADESEVAEIVRSTGFYRSKARNLVGMARGVVADHDGQVPTRMSDLTELPGVGRKTANVVRSVAFGLPGLPVDTHVGRLALRLGLTTETDPVRVEAALDPMVPASERGDFSLRLILHGRRVCAARRPRCEDCRLSDFCPSAFAAVP, encoded by the coding sequence GTGGGACGTCCGAGATCACCGAAGGGCCGGGCACGTGAGGCGCATCGTCGGCTCGCCGAGGAGTACCCCGACGATTTGTGCGAGCTCGACCACACGAGTCCCTACGAGTTGTTGGCGGCGACCATCCTGTCGGCGCAGTGCACCGATGCGCGCGTCAACCTCGTGACCCCGGTCCTGTTCGCCCGGTACCCGACGGCCGAGGACCTGGCGTCGGCCGACGAGTCCGAGGTCGCCGAGATCGTGCGGTCCACGGGCTTCTACCGGTCCAAGGCCCGCAACCTCGTGGGGATGGCCCGGGGTGTCGTCGCCGACCACGACGGGCAGGTGCCCACGCGCATGTCCGATCTGACGGAACTGCCCGGTGTCGGGCGAAAGACGGCGAACGTGGTCCGCAGCGTGGCCTTCGGGCTCCCCGGTCTACCGGTCGACACCCACGTGGGTCGGCTGGCCCTGCGCCTCGGTCTGACCACCGAGACGGACCCGGTGCGCGTCGAGGCCGCGCTCGATCCCATGGTGCCCGCGTCCGAGCGGGGGGACTTCAGTCTGCGACTCATTCTCCACGGCCGACGGGTGTGCGCGGCCCGGCGGCCGCGATGTGAAGACTGTCGTCTCTCTGACTTCTGTCCGTCGGCGTTCGCTGCGGTGCCCTGA
- a CDS encoding nitroreductase family protein, whose product MEFAAAVRTRRMCRSFAQRPVDTETLTHLFDLARRAPSAGFAQGIGFVVLRGPDRFERFWDLTLPRHRRAGFAWPGLLDAPVIVVPVADSSRYLERYSEPDKAPTGLGADPTAWPVPYWVVDCAFAVENLLLAVTDRGLGALFFGIFHQAGAVSEALDLPDGAVPIGAIALGHPAPDRPSASVRRGRRDLDEVVHDGSWGTPLSG is encoded by the coding sequence GTGGAGTTCGCGGCCGCCGTCCGGACCCGCCGGATGTGCCGGAGCTTCGCGCAGCGGCCCGTCGACACCGAGACGCTCACACATCTCTTCGACCTCGCGCGTCGGGCTCCCTCCGCGGGATTCGCGCAGGGGATCGGGTTCGTCGTGCTGCGTGGCCCCGATCGCTTCGAGCGGTTCTGGGATCTGACACTTCCGCGGCACCGTCGCGCCGGGTTCGCCTGGCCCGGGCTCCTCGACGCCCCCGTCATCGTGGTGCCCGTGGCCGACTCCAGCCGCTACCTCGAGCGGTACTCCGAGCCCGACAAGGCCCCGACGGGTCTCGGGGCCGACCCCACGGCATGGCCGGTGCCCTACTGGGTGGTCGACTGCGCGTTCGCAGTCGAAAACCTGCTGTTGGCCGTGACCGACCGCGGCCTCGGCGCGCTCTTCTTCGGGATCTTCCACCAAGCCGGGGCGGTCAGCGAGGCCCTCGACCTCCCCGATGGAGCGGTGCCCATCGGCGCGATCGCGCTCGGCCATCCGGCTCCTGACCGTCCGAGCGCTTCGGTGCGCCGCGGCCGACGGGACCTCGACGAGGTCGTCCATGACGGTTCCTGGGGCACACCGCTGAGCGGATAG
- the mshD gene encoding mycothiol synthase, producing MAVTLSGPLDAGFRWRIVVDDGDPTTLETELTGILADIGSRGGGAVQLWVRTVDEELDRVATDLGFDAYRDLWQMRCPLPVEGTDLVVRPFADDDAGAFLAVNNRAFSWHPEQGDMSEADLSERRAEPWFDPQGFLLHDRDGRLAGFCWTKEHRDTTPPLGEIYVIAVDPDFAGRGLGTALTRAGLAHLAAAGLTTGMLYVESDNHAAVATYHRIGFTRHHTDRAYRTHVEAT from the coding sequence ATGGCCGTGACCCTCTCCGGACCGCTCGACGCCGGGTTCCGGTGGCGCATCGTCGTCGACGACGGCGATCCCACCACGCTGGAAACGGAGCTCACCGGCATCCTCGCCGACATCGGCTCCCGCGGCGGGGGCGCCGTGCAGCTGTGGGTGCGCACGGTGGACGAGGAACTGGATCGGGTCGCCACCGACCTCGGCTTCGACGCCTACCGCGACCTGTGGCAGATGCGCTGTCCCCTGCCGGTCGAAGGAACCGACCTCGTGGTGCGCCCCTTCGCCGACGACGACGCCGGGGCGTTTCTCGCCGTGAACAACCGGGCCTTCTCGTGGCACCCCGAGCAGGGCGACATGTCCGAGGCCGACCTGTCCGAGCGGCGTGCCGAACCGTGGTTCGACCCGCAGGGTTTCCTGCTGCACGACCGCGATGGACGCCTCGCCGGTTTCTGCTGGACCAAGGAACACCGTGACACCACTCCCCCGCTGGGCGAGATCTACGTCATCGCCGTGGACCCCGACTTCGCCGGCCGGGGCCTCGGCACCGCCCTGACGCGAGCCGGGCTGGCACACCTGGCCGCCGCCGGCCTCACCACGGGGATGCTCTACGTCGAGTCCGACAACCACGCGGCCGTCGCCACCTACCACCGCATCGGGTTCACCCGCCACCACACGGACCGCGCCTACCGCACCCACGTGGAGGCGACGTGA
- a CDS encoding alkaline phosphatase family protein, with product MNDSDQVRPDYGGACVTNIVPALVDHPDAGRGWLPAVATDADRVVLLVLDGLGWHQLEANRAAMPTVAAMAGGAVSTVVPSTTATALTSIVTGTPPGEHGVVGYRIDIGGGEVLNALRWRTPAGDARERIVPEDFAEAEPFGGRATQVISPVAFTRSGLTRTHLRDNPYRGYHAASSISVEAADAIGSGETFVYAYYDGVDKIAHVHGLGEHHRRELVAVDRMVADLMEALPSGVAVVVTADHGLVDCDTELVALDPAVTDGVRYQSGEARLRWLHTRPGAAEDVADAARATLGDDAWVWTREEFVAEGLLGPVVVPTARARLGDVAVAARGRVGFADGDDAVSTRLFGRHGSLTPGEMLVPVVAAVT from the coding sequence GTGAACGACTCCGACCAGGTCCGTCCCGACTACGGCGGGGCGTGTGTGACGAACATCGTGCCGGCACTGGTGGATCACCCCGATGCCGGCCGGGGCTGGTTGCCGGCCGTCGCGACCGATGCCGACCGGGTCGTGCTCCTCGTCCTCGACGGACTGGGCTGGCACCAACTCGAGGCGAACCGCGCCGCCATGCCAACGGTGGCAGCGATGGCCGGTGGGGCCGTGTCCACGGTGGTCCCGTCGACGACGGCGACCGCGTTGACCTCGATCGTCACCGGGACACCGCCCGGCGAGCACGGAGTGGTCGGCTACCGCATCGACATCGGAGGGGGAGAGGTACTGAACGCGCTGCGCTGGCGGACCCCGGCCGGTGACGCCCGCGAGCGGATCGTCCCCGAGGACTTCGCGGAGGCCGAACCGTTCGGTGGCCGTGCCACACAGGTGATCTCGCCGGTCGCGTTCACGCGCAGCGGGCTGACCCGCACCCACCTGCGCGACAACCCCTACAGGGGGTATCACGCGGCGTCGTCGATCTCGGTGGAGGCCGCGGACGCGATCGGCTCGGGGGAGACGTTCGTGTACGCGTACTACGACGGTGTCGACAAGATCGCCCATGTGCACGGCCTCGGTGAGCACCATCGGCGTGAGCTGGTGGCGGTCGATCGCATGGTCGCCGACCTGATGGAGGCTCTCCCGTCGGGGGTCGCGGTGGTGGTGACCGCCGACCACGGGCTCGTCGACTGCGACACGGAACTGGTCGCGCTCGACCCGGCGGTGACCGACGGCGTCCGGTACCAGTCCGGCGAGGCGCGTCTGCGGTGGTTGCACACCCGTCCCGGCGCGGCGGAGGACGTCGCGGACGCGGCCCGTGCCACCCTCGGCGACGACGCCTGGGTGTGGACCCGCGAGGAGTTCGTGGCGGAGGGTCTGCTCGGTCCGGTGGTCGTGCCCACGGCGCGCGCGCGGCTCGGTGACGTCGCCGTGGCCGCGCGCGGTCGGGTCGGTTTCGCCGACGGCGACGACGCTGTGTCGACCCGCCTCTTCGGCCGCCATGGCTCGCTGACGCCGGGGGAGATGCTGGTGCCGGTCGTGGCCGCGGTGACCTGA
- the rlmN gene encoding 23S rRNA (adenine(2503)-C(2))-methyltransferase RlmN encodes MSSGSTRYDLDRAGWATLLADEPAYRVEQVWRGLYTDLADLAEVTTLPHGLRGHLVEAAPAALTAVTESHGDNDTTRKWLWRLTSGEAVETVLMLYPDRATVCVSTQAGCAMACSFCATGQAGFDRHLSVGEIVEQVVRAAAAAAPRRVSNVVFMGMGEPLANFDPTWAAVERIHGAMGVSARSLTISTVGLIPGIRRLAQAPLPVNLAVSLHAADDELRDSLVPINRRYPIADLVAACVDYFAATGRRVSFEWAMIAGVNDRDVDARRLAAHAREVGAHVNLIPLNPTPDFGTPGTSRDGIDRFHRLLRELGVNATVRRNRGTDIDAACGQLRARATSTPDSSPVELRRR; translated from the coding sequence GTGAGCAGCGGTTCCACCCGCTACGACCTCGACCGGGCCGGCTGGGCGACGCTGCTGGCCGACGAGCCGGCGTATCGCGTCGAGCAGGTGTGGCGAGGGCTCTACACGGACCTCGCCGATCTCGCCGAGGTGACGACGCTGCCCCACGGCCTACGGGGCCACCTCGTGGAGGCGGCGCCCGCCGCCCTCACGGCGGTCACCGAGTCCCACGGCGACAACGACACCACCCGCAAGTGGCTCTGGCGACTGACCAGCGGTGAAGCAGTCGAGACCGTCCTCATGCTCTACCCCGACAGGGCCACCGTGTGCGTCAGCACCCAGGCGGGATGTGCGATGGCCTGTTCTTTCTGCGCGACCGGACAGGCCGGCTTCGACCGCCACCTGAGCGTGGGCGAGATCGTCGAGCAGGTCGTGCGCGCTGCGGCCGCGGCGGCGCCCCGGCGGGTCTCGAACGTCGTGTTCATGGGCATGGGTGAGCCGCTCGCCAACTTCGACCCGACATGGGCCGCGGTCGAGCGCATCCACGGTGCGATGGGGGTGTCGGCCCGTTCTCTGACGATCTCGACAGTCGGGCTGATCCCCGGGATCCGGCGCCTCGCGCAGGCACCGCTCCCGGTGAACCTCGCGGTCTCTCTGCACGCCGCCGACGACGAGCTGCGCGACTCCCTCGTTCCGATCAACCGCCGGTATCCGATAGCCGACCTCGTCGCGGCCTGCGTCGACTACTTCGCCGCAACCGGGCGGCGTGTCTCGTTCGAGTGGGCGATGATCGCCGGCGTCAACGACCGCGACGTCGACGCGCGCCGCCTCGCCGCCCACGCCCGTGAGGTCGGCGCCCACGTGAACCTCATTCCGCTCAACCCGACGCCCGACTTCGGCACGCCCGGTACGAGCCGCGACGGCATCGACCGGTTCCATCGACTGCTGCGCGAGCTGGGCGTGAACGCGACGGTGCGGCGCAACCGCGGCACAGACATCGACGCCGCCTGCGGGCAGCTGCGCGCACGGGCTACGAGCACGCCCGACTCTTCCCCCGTGGAACTCCGTCGCCGCTGA
- a CDS encoding ubiquinone/menaquinone biosynthesis methyltransferase: MSRAATDTVGGELPTGDDKARLVTSMFDRIAPRYDLVNRIMTFGLDVRWRRRCVRELALPPGSVVADLACGTGDFCGDLTRAGHVAIGADMSGGMLAANRTGAPLVRSDVTRMPLSDASVDGATCGFALRNIVDLDAFLAETHRVVRPGGRVALLEVCQPASATVRRVHGFYFGTVVPRIGALLSDGAAYAYLPRSVEYLPAPDELVERVRAAGFGSVEHRRLTFGAAQAITATRI, from the coding sequence GTGAGCCGCGCCGCCACCGACACCGTCGGCGGCGAACTCCCCACCGGCGACGACAAGGCTCGCCTCGTCACGTCGATGTTCGACCGGATCGCTCCCCGGTACGACCTCGTCAACCGCATCATGACCTTCGGGCTCGACGTCCGATGGCGGCGGCGCTGCGTGCGCGAGCTGGCACTGCCGCCCGGCTCGGTCGTGGCCGACCTCGCCTGCGGCACCGGCGACTTCTGCGGCGACCTCACCCGCGCCGGACATGTCGCGATCGGAGCCGACATGTCGGGCGGAATGCTCGCGGCCAACAGGACCGGCGCACCCCTGGTCCGTTCCGATGTGACGCGGATGCCGTTGAGTGACGCCTCCGTCGACGGGGCGACCTGCGGCTTCGCCCTGCGCAACATCGTCGACCTCGACGCGTTCCTGGCCGAAACCCACCGGGTGGTCCGTCCGGGCGGCCGCGTCGCGCTGCTCGAGGTGTGCCAACCCGCAAGCGCCACGGTGCGACGCGTCCACGGCTTCTACTTCGGGACCGTCGTCCCCCGGATCGGCGCACTGCTCTCCGACGGCGCCGCCTACGCGTACCTCCCCCGCTCCGTCGAGTACCTGCCGGCTCCCGACGAACTGGTGGAACGGGTCAGGGCCGCCGGGTTCGGTTCGGTCGAGCACCGCCGCCTGACGTTCGGCGCCGCTCAGGCGATCACCGCGACGCGGATCTAG
- the dnaE gene encoding DNA polymerase III subunit alpha, producing the protein MPDSFTHLHVHTEYSMLDGAARIGEVVGAAVADGQPAIGITDHGNMYGVLDFYKACRDAGINPVIGTEAYMAHDNRAERPSRRGRVDDSGGETDGGRKLYYHLTLLAENDTGYRNLIQIASRAFLEGYYYKPRVDWEVLADHADGVIATTGCLGGHVLQSLMQGDTEGAVTKAARLQDIFGRDNLFVELQDHGIPEQHATNPQLLEIAKRIGAPVLATNDSHYTHREDSVAHDALLCVQTGSLMSDPDRFKFHGEEHYLKSATQMRSLFRDVPEACDNTLWIAERANVEIEFGEPKLPEFPIPEGFDGTDAYLEHLAFEGARERWGRDLPDKAVERLAYELRVISQMGFSSYFLITWDLIRHAREANIRVGPGRGSAAGCAVSYCLRITDLDPIEYDLLFERFLNPGRRQMPDIDMDFDSRYRDEMIRYAAERYGRDHVAQIVTFSTIKARAAVRDAARVLGHPYGLGDKIAKAMPPLVMGRDTPLYACLDEHEKYRDGYLMAGDLRAMYESDSDARAVMEVARGLEGLRRQDGIHAAAVVITREPLTDLVPIQRKPESGQDPADAAVVTQYEMHGVEELGLLKMDFLGLRNLDVITDALALIREGRGVEVDIDHVDLVDEETFALLQRGDTVGVFQLESAPMRALMRSLAPTTFDDVAALVALYRPGPMEANMHNDYADRKNGRSEIELIHEDAAEILADTYGLMIYQESMMRIAQRFAGYSLEEADNLRKACGKKIREKMAEEKVKFIAGCDRTGYGAEVGEKWWAQIEPFADYAFNKSHSYGYGYIAYQIAYLKAHYPVEYMAALLTSVKKSLEKAAVYLNECRQLGIEVLVPDVNVSSSDFTALPATDDGSGGAGAIPFGLSAVRNVGEGIVELIIAERVANGPFEDFYDFCERVDPSVLNKRAIESLVKAGAFDSLGHPRKGLLAVFERIIDSTLARRRERDMGVMTLFGDADVDTGFDERAEIPDLDFDKTTKLAFEKEMLGLYISDHPLMGVQGVLARRCDVTIPEMLEADDGRILNVGGVVTNLSKKWTRKGDLMAVFELEDLEGSVEVMVFPRTMTEHGHLLADDSVVVIRGRVDGRDDLSKLICMDIEVFDTDGIGEASPLRVQLPDHGLRADTADALKDLLSDHPGDSEVFLHLGATKVLRLPDQFCVDTSNGLVGELRMLLGPDAVHV; encoded by the coding sequence ATGCCCGACTCGTTCACCCACCTTCACGTCCACACCGAGTACTCGATGCTCGACGGGGCCGCCCGTATCGGCGAGGTCGTAGGTGCCGCGGTGGCCGACGGCCAGCCGGCGATCGGGATCACCGACCACGGCAACATGTACGGGGTACTGGACTTCTACAAGGCGTGCCGTGACGCCGGCATCAACCCCGTCATCGGCACCGAGGCCTACATGGCCCACGACAACCGGGCCGAGCGCCCGTCGCGGCGGGGTCGCGTCGACGACTCGGGTGGTGAGACCGACGGTGGTCGCAAGCTCTACTACCACCTCACGCTTCTGGCCGAGAACGACACCGGCTACCGCAACCTGATCCAGATCGCCTCGCGGGCCTTCCTCGAGGGTTACTACTACAAGCCCCGCGTGGACTGGGAGGTCCTCGCGGACCACGCCGACGGGGTCATCGCAACCACGGGCTGTCTCGGTGGCCACGTCCTGCAGTCGCTGATGCAGGGCGACACCGAGGGTGCCGTCACCAAGGCCGCGCGCCTCCAGGACATCTTCGGTCGCGACAACCTGTTCGTCGAACTCCAGGATCACGGAATCCCCGAGCAGCACGCGACCAACCCCCAGCTGCTCGAGATCGCGAAGCGCATCGGCGCGCCCGTCCTGGCCACCAACGACAGCCACTACACCCACCGTGAGGACTCGGTGGCCCACGATGCGCTCCTATGTGTGCAGACGGGTTCGCTGATGAGCGACCCCGACCGGTTCAAGTTCCACGGCGAGGAGCACTACCTCAAGTCCGCCACGCAGATGCGTTCGTTGTTCCGCGACGTTCCCGAGGCGTGTGACAACACGCTGTGGATCGCGGAGCGGGCCAATGTGGAGATCGAGTTCGGCGAGCCGAAGCTGCCGGAGTTCCCCATTCCGGAGGGCTTCGACGGCACCGACGCGTACCTTGAGCATCTCGCCTTCGAGGGTGCCCGCGAACGCTGGGGTCGTGACCTGCCCGACAAGGCCGTCGAGCGGCTCGCCTACGAGCTGCGGGTCATCTCCCAGATGGGGTTCTCGTCCTACTTCCTCATCACCTGGGACCTGATCCGACACGCGCGCGAGGCGAACATCCGGGTCGGGCCCGGGCGGGGGAGCGCCGCCGGCTGCGCCGTCTCGTACTGCCTGCGCATCACGGATCTCGACCCCATCGAGTACGACCTGCTGTTCGAGCGGTTCCTCAACCCCGGCCGCCGCCAGATGCCCGACATCGACATGGACTTCGACTCGCGGTACCGCGACGAGATGATCCGCTACGCGGCCGAGCGCTACGGGCGTGACCACGTCGCCCAGATCGTCACGTTCTCGACCATCAAGGCACGCGCCGCCGTGCGCGACGCCGCCCGCGTGCTCGGCCACCCCTACGGGCTCGGCGACAAGATCGCCAAGGCGATGCCGCCGCTGGTCATGGGACGCGACACCCCGCTGTACGCCTGTCTCGACGAGCACGAGAAGTACCGCGACGGCTATCTCATGGCCGGGGACCTGCGGGCGATGTACGAGTCCGACAGCGACGCCCGAGCGGTGATGGAGGTCGCCCGCGGCCTGGAGGGACTGCGGCGCCAGGACGGGATCCACGCGGCGGCGGTGGTCATCACCCGCGAACCGCTCACCGATCTCGTGCCCATCCAGCGCAAGCCCGAGTCGGGTCAGGACCCCGCGGATGCTGCCGTCGTAACCCAGTACGAGATGCACGGCGTCGAGGAACTCGGTCTGTTGAAGATGGACTTCCTCGGGCTGCGCAACCTCGACGTCATCACCGACGCGCTCGCTCTGATACGTGAGGGGCGCGGCGTCGAGGTCGACATCGACCACGTCGACCTCGTTGACGAGGAGACCTTCGCTCTCCTGCAGCGCGGCGACACCGTCGGGGTGTTCCAGCTCGAGTCGGCACCGATGCGGGCGCTGATGCGCTCGTTGGCGCCGACCACCTTCGACGACGTCGCGGCGCTCGTCGCCCTCTATCGGCCGGGGCCGATGGAGGCGAACATGCACAACGACTACGCGGACCGCAAGAACGGGCGCTCCGAGATCGAGTTGATCCACGAGGATGCCGCGGAGATCCTCGCCGACACCTACGGACTCATGATCTATCAGGAGTCCATGATGCGGATCGCCCAGCGTTTCGCCGGGTACTCCCTCGAGGAAGCCGACAACCTCCGCAAGGCCTGCGGCAAGAAGATCCGCGAGAAGATGGCCGAGGAGAAGGTCAAGTTCATCGCCGGCTGCGACCGCACGGGCTACGGCGCGGAGGTCGGCGAGAAGTGGTGGGCCCAGATCGAGCCCTTCGCGGACTACGCCTTCAACAAGAGCCATTCCTACGGCTACGGGTACATCGCCTATCAGATCGCCTATCTCAAGGCCCACTACCCCGTCGAGTACATGGCGGCGCTGCTCACCAGCGTCAAGAAGAGCCTCGAGAAGGCCGCCGTGTACCTCAACGAGTGCCGCCAACTGGGTATCGAGGTTCTCGTCCCCGACGTCAACGTGTCATCGTCGGACTTCACGGCCCTTCCTGCGACCGACGACGGGAGCGGGGGCGCAGGCGCCATTCCGTTCGGCCTGTCGGCGGTGCGCAACGTGGGCGAGGGGATCGTCGAGTTGATCATCGCCGAGCGGGTCGCCAACGGCCCGTTCGAGGATTTCTACGACTTCTGTGAACGGGTGGACCCGAGCGTTCTCAACAAGAGGGCCATCGAGTCACTCGTCAAGGCGGGCGCGTTCGACTCGCTCGGACACCCACGCAAGGGCCTCCTCGCGGTGTTCGAGAGGATCATCGACTCGACGCTCGCGCGCAGGCGCGAGCGCGACATGGGCGTCATGACCCTCTTCGGCGATGCCGACGTCGACACCGGCTTCGACGAGCGTGCCGAGATCCCCGACCTGGACTTCGACAAGACCACCAAGCTCGCCTTCGAGAAGGAGATGCTGGGTCTCTACATCAGCGACCACCCGCTCATGGGCGTGCAGGGCGTCCTGGCCCGCCGCTGTGACGTGACGATCCCCGAGATGCTCGAAGCCGACGACGGTCGGATCCTCAACGTCGGGGGAGTGGTCACGAACCTGTCCAAGAAGTGGACGCGCAAGGGCGACCTGATGGCGGTGTTCGAACTCGAGGACCTCGAGGGATCGGTCGAGGTGATGGTCTTCCCCCGGACCATGACCGAGCACGGGCATCTCCTCGCCGACGATTCCGTGGTGGTCATCCGCGGGCGTGTAGACGGGCGCGACGACCTTTCGAAGCTGATCTGTATGGACATCGAGGTGTTCGACACCGACGGCATCGGCGAGGCGTCACCGCTGCGGGTCCAGTTGCCCGACCACGGTCTGCGTGCCGACACGGCCGACGCCCTCAAGGACCTCCTGAGCGATCATCCCGGCGACAGCGAGGTCTTTCTGCACCTCGGCGCGACGAAGGTCCTGCGGCTGCCCGACCAGTTCTGCGTCGACACCTCCAACGGCCTCGTCGGTGAGCTGCGGATGCTGCTGGGACCCGACGCCGTCCACGTCTGA
- a CDS encoding DUF2587 domain-containing protein → MSDEPATHPGPTDPGPPGGEGRVIEHGELVDGSSLPDSDGDTGDEEPTESIEQPAKVMRVGAMMRQLLEELREASLDEPSRDRLRSIYETSIAELSSAVSPDLRDELDRLTLPFAGDETPSEAELRVAEAQLVGWLEGLVQGIQATLFAQQMAAQQQLANMRQQLPAGPQGRPGAPPGQGPQTPTDGRHGTYL, encoded by the coding sequence GTGAGCGACGAACCTGCGACCCACCCCGGCCCCACCGACCCCGGTCCCCCCGGCGGCGAAGGACGTGTGATCGAACACGGGGAGCTCGTCGACGGGTCGTCCCTGCCCGACAGCGACGGTGACACCGGCGACGAGGAGCCCACCGAGTCGATCGAGCAGCCCGCCAAGGTGATGCGGGTCGGTGCGATGATGCGCCAGCTCCTCGAGGAGCTGCGCGAGGCGAGTCTCGACGAACCCAGCCGCGATCGGCTCCGGTCGATCTACGAGACGTCGATCGCCGAGTTGTCCTCGGCGGTCTCACCGGACCTGCGCGACGAGTTGGACCGGCTCACGCTTCCCTTCGCAGGAGACGAGACCCCCAGCGAGGCGGAGCTGCGTGTGGCGGAGGCACAGCTCGTCGGCTGGCTCGAAGGCCTCGTCCAGGGGATCCAGGCGACGCTGTTCGCCCAGCAGATGGCCGCGCAGCAACAGCTTGCCAACATGCGCCAGCAGCTACCGGCGGGACCACAGGGCCGTCCGGGTGCGCCACCCGGACAGGGGCCGCAGACACCCACCGACGGCAGACACGGGACCTATCTCTGA